The genome window GCTGATTATAAGATTTTGCATTCAAACACACAGTTAACTGAATCAtgtgaactatgcactctaaaaCCCCTATAAAACCAATTTAGAATTAAGCAAAACTTGACAGGTATTAATATTTGGACTAGTGGAACATGCTCAGACTACATACAAAATTAATGGTCAATTTGAGGGCTCATGAACCCCAAACCAGGTTGCCGGATTTTATGCatatttggcagccattttgaaatttcacGATCAAGGCGACCATTtggagacctgtgccttaaccacttggccacaggAGCTTCATATGATTAGGCTTGTTGAAATTCGAACCTATAAGCAGTCACTCCCCACAAATAATTAATGACATCATGTTAGAATGTtatgcatcaagttttcaaaaatgtaattgaAATGTTTTACGTCCTTATATAACATTTAAACAGGTTCTCTAAATCTGGTGTTTGCTGGATAAGCATTTCTATAGTTATGAAAAAATGAGTTTGTTACAGATATATAATgggtttaaaacgtttaaataaccagggttgttgattttttttattttaaaatttaaaaaaaaaacagattgtttttatttaaatcagttttttttttatttaaatcaattttttggattccaagaactgctatatcccatgataaagtcaaaagagtaccagtggaataATTCAAAACACAATTTCAGTTGATAACAACATTAGTTCACACAACAGTATACAATGTGGTACAGGTCACATAAAGTAATACAGGAttctgttttcaaaaatgtgaccatccaccacataTGAGCCCAGAAGTCGGAAATGTGATTTTGAGCTACAGTACAAGTTACACAGCTGtacaaaaatttaaaataattaaaaatttatattttatggaACTGGTTTCAACAACAGAATTTCGCAAACTTTAAGTGCAGCTTTCTCAGTGTTGCGCTCTGTTGTGAGGCAAAATTCGGAAGAAATGTCATTTCATTTCAGGATATCTTTCTTGGCttatttgtggtggatggtcacatctGCAGTTGAATGCTATtaacagggttgtttgatttaaattgtgatttacatcactgatttaaatcaactttttccatttttgataaatgtaagtttaTTTCTTACTTAAAttaactgttttacttcattcttaatgatttatctattgctaaaaattcatctttaaggtgcagaattcaacaggtttgttccccatgattttacctttttttttttttgaaatgttcacatgtaaaaacattttttggaaaTACCTGGTAGGTAAAAttagcataaataaataaatttgtacaGTGGTTGTTGACACTGAATTTGATACTGAATTCGCTTTTAGCGAAGTCAACTTTGTATGATTTGCCTGAGGATAGACAGAAGTGCAGCAGTTACAGGTCCCTTGTTACGATAAAGTAAATTCAATTATATTGTTACATTAGCGGAAAGTCATTAATAGTGATTCATAATCAAATTCACTTTATGATGTATGAATGACTGATGACAGTGGCGTCACCCTGCCCCCCCTCCCTGCTCATCAGTGCCGTCAGCTCATCTTACTCTGTCGGTAGACGGCAGacctttgatataaaaaaaattgagggtcaacaatataaaattttaaataaacggcacttactgtggacgtttcgaaatctgtcagatttctttatcaacactgatgttgttgtgacgacctgtgtacaactcgttgttgcttagcaactcggttgccagttggtttcttcaggagatcgtcaaacatgtgagttaggttgtattgcccctcgtctctgttcatggtggtgccctgtTGTCTGATTTTCACTGCTTCTTTAATTCATCTTTTGTATCTGTCTGCCTCTTTGTATGTACTTACTGCTCCCATAACCCTCCTGGGTCGTAGGGGCACTGCATGATGGACCGCTCCACCACCATCCTCCATCTGTCTCGGTTGTGTGCCAGGGTTTGAGTCTGTGAGAAATTCACCCCAGTCCATTGTGCGATGTTGTCCATCCATCTCTTTCTCTGCCAGCCTCTTCTTCTCTTTCCCTGCACTGTTCCCTGTAGGATCGTCTTGGATAGGCCACTGGATCTTGTTACATGGCCATACCACTTCAATTTCCTTTTCTTAACAGTGGACAGCAGGTCCTCATAATTACTCATGTGTTGTAATACTCTTCTGCGCACTTCCTCGTTGGTGATGTGGTCAGTATATGATATGCCGTGGAGCCTTCGTAGGCATCTCATTTCTACAGCTTGGATCTTTTCTGTAGTTCTGCCGTCCAGGGTCCACGACTCACATGCATACAAAAGATTGAGAGCACTAGGGCATGAAGTAGCCTTAGTTTGGAGTTCAGAGTGATATTTTTATCTCTCCAAATCGGTTGCAGTTTTGCCAGGGCAGCTGTTGTCTGTGCAGTTCTTGAGAGGATTTCTGGTTTGGAACCTTCTTGGCTGATTATGGCCCCTAGATatttgaatttcttcactgtgtCAAGTTGCTGGCCACTGACTGAGATTGGTGTTTTTATTTCTCCGTCATTATTTTTCATCAGCTTTGTCTTCTCTCCACTTATCTCCATGCCATATCTGGACGAGGTCTGCCAGCTCTTCTTCGTTTCCTGCTAGCCCGTCAATGTCATCAGCAAACATTAGGTTTGTGATTGTTCGGCCTCCTATGCTGACTGTTCCACAATGGTCTTCTAGTGCTTCAGTCATGATTCTTTCCAAGAAGATGTTGAACAAGGTAGGAGATAGCAGACAACCTTGACGTACGCCAACTGATGTGTGAAACCATTCTCCGATTTTGCTTTGTGTAAGTACTGCGCTGCTGGCTTTACTGTACAGTTGTTGGATTGATTTGATTAGCTTCTGGCCCATTTTGTAGCTCTTCATTGTGGCCCACAATGCGTTGTGCCATACATGGTCAAAAGCCTTCTTAAAGTCAATGAACACATGGAAGATGTCCTGCTGGTGTTGGTTGTATTTCTCACCCAGGACACGCAGATTAAATATTTGCTCGTTTGTGCTTCTTCCACTCCTGAAACCAGCTTGCTCCTGAGAGATAATTTCTTCTGCCTGTGGTTTCAGCCTGTTCAGTAATACTTTTAGCATGACCTTACTGGCATGACTAATTAGACTGATGGTTCTGTAGTTCTGGCATTGTTGCAGATTGCCTTTCTTGTACATGAGAAACAAAGAACATGTCGCTCTAATACCTCAAATCTTGGATATGACTCTTCCTTTTTAGCTGTGTACATTAGCACATTAAAGGATATTTATATATGAACATAAAAACGTGAAAAATTTCTGAAAATGTTGTCCTAacctccgcccccccccccaacttcttACATTTTCGTGGACCTGAATTTTGACCTTAAATGTCAATAATTTTACGAAAACGCAACATCCAATTTTCATGGAACTTTTAAGAATTGATATTTCGAtttcatttacataattattatatttagataccaaattcatcaaaataccaaaatataaataaGCTGAATGATTTTGCACCATAATTCACTCATTTCACTAGATAAAAGTATGGTGACGCTTgagggcgctgcacacttttttgTTCGGTCTATATACACAAATGGTGTCattttaagttatattttgttatccgtCTATTTCTCTTCGTGTATTCACTCAGCGAGTTATTCCCCGTGAAACTTTGAAATCCATCGGCCATGTATATGATATAATATCTAAACACCAAATAACTGGTTGACGGATCTTGTGTAAGTTTCCTTTATATcatctttctatttatttactgaaCTCTTTATTTCTTTCACTTCATTTTCCCTCTTACTCCCTTATTTAGGCTcctctcattcttcatacccCATCCTTCCCTATTCATGCCACATCctctcccaagacttctcacaggattGACCCCCCCCCGAGCTAGTAAATCCTGGAGGAGCAATAGATCGAAAGGTACCCTTTGTTCATGACAAAAGGGTTATGCCATTAAattggtaactgacctgacagcgttttaacgctttaccaggcaggctactgtcagtAAGCGATCAAACGAAAATGTCCatataattttatttcaagaacGAAATTGGCATAGAAACAGTGGCGTACCCAGGGTGGGCAGCTTCCCCTGTGAGATTTTGGGATTGGATGAGGGAGGAAGTGgtaggaggggatatggagaatgagaggagCCTGgcggaagaaagaaaaaagaaagaaatgaagagaaagcaATGATGGGAATGACAGGGAGAGTGAAATGAAGTGAAAGAAATAaagagaagtaaataaatagaaaagaTGATATTGTAAATTAAGTATTATGTTTGAGATTTCCTATGTTAATGgaagtaatttgagaccagtttcgaaaATAATCagaccattttttaattttgacctctgtgtatgacaTTTTTGAcgtttgacctattcgaccttataactcctgaactaagcaacGTAGATAAATATGacaatggatttttttttattccatgcGATattgaggaacaatttgagatacattacaacatgattgAACTATTTTTGAGGTTTTCCCCCACTCTGACcaacccctcgtgggaactacaggggcatagaaaaaatggaaccaatcaattTTTTATCATATCATGTTTAAGGATGTAGGTTTAAATGtaggaatataaaatcccaaacccatagcgtcCTGTACTattttatagacttcagacccgcacaagcacatatttgggatacgtgagaataATGGTACCACTTTATCAAGTGGTGCGCTTACACACTGTATTGTGgtcatctttgaacaagttcatttggattgttagatttcactgttgacatatctctttttgtacaaatccaataaaaatgaagatgttaaactcacattttagtgacgtttcttcaaactggcaactcatcacatctgactgcttccttttataggcatcAGGAACCGCTATAATAAAccgggcgtgatgagttggtcaaagatgagtgagtaggccccctcgtccttgtttagggTGTCTTTTCCTTTTTGGCGGATCCAGATGCTTCTTTCAGCCATctagtggtcttgtcagcttctctatcgatgacttttgagtcctcccaatagATGGAATGATTTGTAGAGGCAACATGatcggtgatagctgacttgtgaatgtacatgtatgtgatagATGACTTGCGGCTGGCTGTGTAGGGCTTagtttcaaatttctccacctgtttttggtgttctttgaggcGAACGCCGAATGGACGGCCGGTTTCTCCGATGTAAGTGCCAGCACAGTCCCCGCAGGGGATTTCATAGATCGCGCTCTGCTTTTTGTTGCGGGAGAAGTTTGTCCTTCGGGtgaaccatagattttaaatttaaaatctaTGGGTGAACAAGCATACTGCGGATGGTACCGTACCAACTTTGTCAACTTTCCTGATGGTACATTAGCAAGTTTGTTAGTACTGTATGcctatcgattttattgaaggtcactggtaaacaaaTAGTTTATAGTACAAAGACTgcatgtggctatcacgatgttggttaggatcgcccgacacaaactggctgtgcaCGAGACTAGGTCTGTGCCAACAAATGAACGACTTTAATCAAGTGCGGCAATTCCCAAatggtgcataggcctactacacGTTATTATTCTTCGTATGCGTGCATTTGCTGcacttttggtgattttctttttcGTTAAATTTCTCCTTTTCTGAATGCATATTATTAATCAAAATCTATCTAGTCCTCCTTTAGCATACATACTATATTCCTATGCAACTGTCAATCTACACAGTGCCTAGACAACTACAGAAGTTGCAATTTAATTCCTATGTATGGCCGGCTCTTTCGACTATACAaaagcatagggcctgcactttggctcgacatttgaaaggggcgtgaattcatttttggatacgcccctattataattaggtaatactcgactcacacacattccctatacggttatacatgtaccacatgtagtaaatctgtctgctttatctgtattgtgccgttcttaagcaaatagttaaacacgatttcatcaaacattataacaatagctcttttacagtgtgcaatcatcccgggcaataattgggcaataatagaggatgtgcgtgaaattattgattggctccatacaaaggatttgaaccggtgtccttcaccgtaatcatggcgcaatgcagtgcattcaatcaaacgttgtcgtcaacctatttgatcgtataatagtgcatttgttatgtgtgtgagacgagctgtcgcggtagattgcaatagcttctaatcatgcttttgttgaatgaatttgagtactccgccatatttacggtatgctacgtcataatctaggtgattatttgcattggatgtcttgaatacgctggcgaagttgtgtaataatcggattaatgctataacagtaggtgaatacaagttttgaatatatcgcgttacaaagccccattcagtgatacgtcataatctatggtgattatttgcattggatgtcttgaatatgctggcgaagttgtgtaataatcggactaatgctataacagtaggtgaatacaagttttgaatatatcgcgttgcaaagccccattcagtgatcccagcgaaagtgaaaaaacaatcaaattgttacttttataaatttttttaatgaaaaaaaattggcaaaaaccccaagaaaacggcagtatcgacgaagttgaagccccattcaaataggcctacatgtagctaatttatatatactgtcagtatataaattacagatacacgtaaatgcattatttttgtcttaaataggcctacacggctttcggctgaaccacgaacagaagacaccaaattgatgttttatgacctttgacattcttttgtggcgagtgacatggtcagttcaattcacgccgagtgtccttgacaggtttgactctgcttcagtggtcatgaaagaattcaaaagataacctctgccccaacaatcccaagcaattgtctgaaactgctctttggatgatgtatcataagaactcagtcgtcaaatgattattactgactatatcattgaagactgcgttccgcagtctagtacaaaatctgaattatgatgatttttacgatcgtccggatgaaaaaatcactgaatgggccgttagttccctcctctccttaccctggcaatatgaatcaaagaaaaataaagaaaaaattaaataaaacaagaaaaaaaaagacaaaaaaaaaaaaacaacaaaaaaagaaaaacaaatatgaaaagttcgaacaatatttggtttataaaattaatgtgaccgtgatgaggctcgaactcaccaccttccgatttaaagttcgaagcgctcgtgtgccaaattctgatgccttaccaagtgagctatgctcctgagatacgaaatgaaaataaaataatacactgtatacctgcttgtgtcggtaattgatttgctcatattccataatggtacagtgcaacagagcaaaaatgcccataatttaaaagctatataatttatgaacaatatacactacacataaaaatactaatacaagggcatttcaacataagaatccaaacaattaagtaccaacatgcacagctttgtccttatatcacatttgggtttttaacaaaatgttatcaaacctctactgtgattggcagctgcacaaggcatctctttgatagctgataatggccatccattcagcaagtggctacttactgaccttgacaggcttgaatgagcactgtcatctgctacaaaaccatcacactctaggtttgacaatggagtgaaagactattattattgattaggcgcggattttaaaagtacagctcctatgcgtgtatagcaaaaaattggaatagaatgtttggaatcatgttactaaaatactaaatgcattctgcaaaatgtgctctgaccaatttataaagcatttcattagctttaatttgacacattgtttgacatgtttggaattatggtaaatcattaaataaaatatttattaattaatcaattatgtcaattaattaaaaatttaatgcaaatatgcatattttctctgacagaattgtaggatttgacaagagccatttttcttgtaagtttgattcttataacataccggtatcgtattgcgtcccattatagttacagaaaaaaatacgcgtgcaggacacacatacgtacacctacacacacacacacccccacacacacccaaaggatcgtaccgttttacaatcgtataacattctttggcgctagtagtagtagtagtaaattccaattttctttgctttacctcacttgttctgctcaaaattaaaaggggacatatctgacagtaaaagcttacattttatggaaattatgtttaactatttgtttaaacagcacaaaacagataaagcaaaattactatacataggactatacatgtatggtatgccagggactgtttaagaatatatcattagatttatgatatttacttcgaggactgttatatatcaaaaatgtgaaaaatatcaaattttaataatttgtcataaaatttgtattatatcataaatttcaatgaaatttatttgatatcagaaagacattcttcgtattcagaatgcaattcgatatgtctgatgtgctctcatgtcccacaaaaaatactatcgaaacgctcaaaacgctcattccagatcccttaaagtcataatgtacgatcttataatatgaatttggttaatgtttttcaaacctgattttttagcatatttgtaatgtttacaacttgcacctaaatggaatcagccaaattgcttgtgtttgtaggtaaatagagcaaagttcgacataaagtcataatgtcctcccatagaactgcgtgttaaacgtccaaaataacaagcagtgtttctttcactttaccttattatttcagctcaaaattaacagaaaccattccagataattattactagtattatttcagcattttgagtatataatgacaaatttaaaatttgaaggaaatcgtacattaagtctttaatttggttaatttttttgtcttttttttttcttttcttgttttatttatttttctttgatttatattgccagggtaaggagaggagggaatattcagtgattttttttcatcccgacgatcgtaaaaatcatcaaaattcagattttggatactagactgcggaactcggtcttcaatgatagtcagtaatttttatattttggacattactatgactatcatttgaggactgagttcttatgatccgaggagcagtttcagacaattgcttgggattattggagCAGAGGATATCTTTTGAATGACCacgaccactgaagcatagtcaaacctgtcaaggacactcggcgtgaattgaaagaccatgtcactcgccacaaaagaatgtcaaaggtcataaaacaccaatttggtcatttggtgtcttctgctatctaaaggccttatatggctgattttgtacctttcgtcattgtcatatatagatgtgctaacaaagcttgctagtgcagtggttcagccgaaagccgtgtgtctaaggcaaaaaataatgcatttacgtgagtctgtaatttatataccggtactgacagtatataaattagctacatgtatttgaatggggcttcaacttcgtcaatactgtcgttttcctgttttgtttttttgccatttgtttttcattaaaaaagtttataaacgtaacaatttgattttttttttcactttcgctgggatcactgaatgggactttgtagcgcggattattcaaaacttgtttttacctactgctatatatatagtattaatccgattattacataactttgccagcgtattcaagacataggttatgtaagggataaactgtacatgggtatagaggccctgcatgcttttattgattggctccaaacaaaggatttgaaaagtgtccttcaccgtaatcacggcgcagtagcctacagtccattcaatcaaatgttgtcagtgtgcgagacgaacgatgtataaatctggaggtcacatcatcacttatcatgcttattgtaaaaagtttgtccaatgcatatactgtgtgtaggcctattgttcccgggtattgtcaatgcaatcaagcaaacaggtattatattttgaaaaggccgctatagtatattcacatgggtgtcttgaatggccaatcatatgggacataatcaaattgcagtgactgcttcctttgttaccacatgtcagtcatcttgtgattattggaccatgtcaacctgcaaaaaacgagccaaagtgcaggccctatggtgtTCACTCTAGCGTAATTTTGGGCCCTATTGGAACGTTCTAAATGACCTCCCGCGACTATCAAGGTAACATAAATTTGTTATAAATGCCATATTTGAACAAATACCATCGATCTCATTAAGATGTCATGGTTGAATTAATGCCAACAAAATACCAACAATCTCAGTAAGATTTCAAGGTTAACTTATGCCAATATCTGAATATTGATAAGATATGATACAATGGTATTCACTTCATCTTTTTATTAAATGTGTCCCGATTTTAAAAGTTGTGCTGAGCTGCAAAGGGCCTTGCACATCCAGTTATAACTATGGCTGTTTCATCATCCTATGTGGTTcgaatttttcttcttctttgctTCCTTCCAACCGGTAAAACGGCGAAGTACCTTTTTTACACCAGTGACAGCGGTAGTTCCGGATTGAATTCGAAATTTGTTGGTAAAGCATTAGCCGCAAGAGGACATGTAGTTACCTTCGTTGCTGCTGTGCCAGCCAATAAACTCTTCGACGATGACCCTGACAATAATTACAAACTGATCAAAGCCAAAGGTTTGTATTCTGACGAAGATTATTCAGCAATCAAAGACGCTATCGCTACTGCAGCTTTACAAGGAAGGGCAAAGGACATCCTGGTTGATTTGGGTAAAATTATCATACCAATGGTTAAAAGAGGAAAAACCGCGTTATTCAATAATTCAGAACTCAAGAATCAACTTCGCAACCAAACCTTTGACTTGGTATTTTTTGAGGGTATGCATATAGAGTTTGCTCACATAGCGAACGCCCTTAATGTACCATACGTTCTAATGGATCCAATGCTCACGAACCCATATATATGGCATGGTTTATGAGAGCACAACGGAATCCAGCGTATCATCCGGGAGATTTATTAGATTTTGATCAACACATGGGTTTTACCCAACGATTTCAGAGCACAATTGAAAACATCAAAGGCTTCATCGCCTACTACATATTTATGAAAGTCACAGAAGTTTCGCCAGAATCTCTCCTGGTGGATATTAGTAAACCACCATCTCAGCTATGGATGGAAGCAGAACTTTGGTTCGTGAGAACACACTTTACTTTGGATTTTCCAAGACTACTACCACCTAATGTTATACCCATAGGAGGACAAATGGCTAGGCCGGCACAACCTTTAAATGAGGTATTTTATTTTCCACTTGGCATGCTCAGGGAACTTACTATACAATACATCTGCCATTATACATTAATCAATGAATTTGAtctatactgctccaagaaagtatccttacac of Amphiura filiformis chromosome 14, Afil_fr2py, whole genome shotgun sequence contains these proteins:
- the LOC140169555 gene encoding uncharacterized protein; its protein translation is MRCLRRLHGISYTDHITNEEVRRRVLQHMSNYEDLLSTVKKRKLKWYGHVTRSSGLSKTILQGTVQGKRRRGWQRKRWMDNIAQWTGVNFSQTQTLAHNRDRWRMVVERSIMQCPYDPGGLWEQ